A window of the Leishmania mexicana MHOM/GT/2001/U1103 complete genome, chromosome 1 genome harbors these coding sequences:
- a CDS encoding DNA-damage inducible protein DDI1-like protein has product MDERQVELQRRIYAQIQQQQIDENLANALEYTPEAFAKVPMLYVPCTIHQVLVKAFVDSGAQNSIMNKRTAERCGLMRLVDVRMRGVAVGVGRQEICGRIHMTPVNLAGMYIPFAFYVIEDQAMDLIIGLDQLRRHQMVIDLKHDCLTIGNINVPFLPENDLPALAGLDDDADEMHAPRHQDPAVTATTAPSPAAPVLSEGERQARMEGFMTFSGITDPKQAAELLEAADWDPNVAAALLFDT; this is encoded by the coding sequence agagctgcagcgccgcatctACGCCCAAATTCAACAGCAGCAGATAGACGAGAACCTCGCCAACGCGCTCGAGTACACGCCGGAGGCGTTCGCGAAGGTACCGATGCTCTACGTGCCGTGCACCATCCACCAGGTGCTCGTGAAGGCCTTCGTCGACTCCGGCGCGCAGAACAGCATCATGAACAAGCGCACGGCGGAGCGGTGTGGGCTGATGCGGCTCGTCGACGTCCGCATGcgtggcgtcgccgtcggagTAGGGCGGCAGGAGATCTGCGGTCGCATCCACATGACCCCTGTGAACCTCGCAGGGATGTACATCCCCTTCGCCTTCTACGTGATCGAGGACCAGGCGATGGACTTGATCATCGGTCTCGACCAGCTGAGGCGCCATCAGATGGTGATAGACCTCAAGCATGACTGTCTCACCATTGGCAACATCAACGTCCCGTTCTTGCCGGAGAACGATCTGCCCGCGTTGGCGGGGCTGGATGACGACGCGGATGAGATGCACGCGCCGCGTCACCAGGACCCGGCGGTgacagccaccaccgcccccagCCCTGCTGCACCGGTGCTCTCGGAGGGCGAGCGGCAGGCCCGCATGGAAGGCTTTATGACGTTCTCGGGTATCACCGACCCCAAGCAGGCGGCGGAGTTGCTGGAAGCCGCCGACTGGGACCCCaacgtggcggcggcgctcctcttcGACACGTGA